In Cryptococcus deuterogattii R265 chromosome 4, complete sequence, a genomic segment contains:
- a CDS encoding 2,4-dihydroxyhept-2-ene-1,7-dioic acid aldolase — MSTTINGTTVHIPRHRLRNGLEAGKPMIGCFSSLPSAWTARIVASCGWDYVIIDCEHGNHDDSDMHDTVNVIASENVSPIVRLRAGEYGLIKRALDCGAHGIMAPMVNTPEEARNIVKWSKFPPMGIRGQGSSFSAMASGLTTPQYVSLANKTILTIVQIETPEAVSNAEKIASIEGVDALFIGPNDLALSLLGYVPARWDEPEFLDALEKVRLAANKYGKYAGILARNGAHAKELSEKWTMIGLGSDVRALQTAMKATVAASRSDVY; from the exons ATGTCGACGACTATCAACGGCACTACTGTCCATATTCCGAGACATCGGCTTCGCAATGGTCTAGAAGCTGGAAAGCCGATGATTGGATGTTTCTCCTCGCTGCCCTCGGCATGGACGGCGAGAATAGTGGCATCGTGCGGGTGGGAC TATGTGATCATCGATTGCGAACATGGGAATCATGATGATAGTGATATGCATGATACTGTGAACGTCATTGCTTCTGAGAATGTCTCCCCCATTGTCCGTTTGAGAGCAGGAGAATACGGCCTGATCAAAAGGGCATTGGATTGTGGTGCACA TGGAATCATGGCACCAATGGTGAATACACCCGAGGAAGCTCGAAACATTGTGAAATGGTCTAAATTCCCACCGATGGGCATACGGGGACAAGGatcatctttctctgcCATGGCATCTGGTCTTACCACACCCCAATACGTTTCATTGGCCAATAAGACCATCCTCACCATTGTGCAAATTGAGACGCCCGAAGCGGTTTCCAACGCAGAGAAGATCGCGTCAATCGAGGGCGTTGATGCACTTTTCATTGGTCCCAATGATCTTGCGCTTTCACTGCTCGGATACGTACCTGCCAGATGGGATGAACCGGAGTTTTTGGATGCGTTGGAGAAAGTGAGGTTGGCAGCAAATAAGTATGGCAAGTATGCGGGCATATTGGCTCGGAATGGAGCGCACGCAAAGGAGTTGAGTGAGAAGTGGACGATGATCGGTTTGGGGTCGGATGTGAGAGCGCTACAGACAGCCATGAAGGCCACAGTGGCTGCTTCGAGGAGTGATGTATACTAG